From Passer domesticus isolate bPasDom1 chromosome 8, bPasDom1.hap1, whole genome shotgun sequence, a single genomic window includes:
- the PLAU gene encoding urokinase-type plasminogen activator: MKLLIFLTVSLGALVTGLESVYSWKYYKLYKRRSEHKECPCFNGGTCITYYLFSGIGHCICPDGYTGIHCELDTDSTCYTENGEDYRGMATEDKCLPWNSPSLIRRGRYHAYSENALQLGLGKHSYCRNPNGRSRPWCYTKRGPAIQETLCNIEKCGPTCGQRSISKNFKIVGGKQAEVESQPWIAGIFQTIRGMDHFLCGGSLIDPCWVLTAAHCFQTPSKRPINKSVYKVFLGKSILNVTDDKEQVFMVDDIISHPDFTDDTGGNENDIALVRIRTTSGQCAVESKYVRTVCLPERNLYLKENTHCEIAGYGKKDFYDIFYAQTLMSATVNLISQRKCKYEYYDNIRVTDNMVCAGDPAWQIDACKGDSGGPMVCEHNGRMMVYGIVSWGDGCAKENKPGVYTRVTQYLNWIDFNMNGLAAKSRFLPEPK; the protein is encoded by the exons ATGAAGTTACTCATCTTTCTCACAGTATCCTTGGGTGCACTTGTCACGGGACTAGAGTCT gTTTATAGCTGGAAATACTACAAGCTATATAAACGCAGATCAGAACACAAGG AATGCCCTTGTTTTAATGGAGGAACGTGCATTACCTATTACCTCTTTAGTGGAATTGGTCATTGCATATGTCCAGATGGATACACTGGGATTCACTGTGAACTAG acACTGACAGCACATGCTATACTGAAAATGGGGAGGACTACAGAGGGATGGCAACAGAAGACAAATGTCTGCCATGGAACTCGCCCTCACTAATCAGGAGGGGTCGTTACCATGCTTATTCAGAGAATGCTTTGCAGCTTGGGCTGGGCAAACACAGCTACTGCAG AAACCCAAATGGAAGGAGCAGACCCTGGTGTTACACCAAAAGGGGACCTGCCATTCAAGAAACACTTTGCAACATAGAGAAGTGTG ggCCTACATGTGGTCAAAGGAGCATCAGCAAGAACTTCAAGATTGTTGGTGGAAAGCAGGCAGAGGTTGAGTCTCAGCCTTGGATAGCAGGCATCTTCCAAACCATAAGGGGCATGGACCACTTCCTGTGCGGTGGCAGCCTCATCGACCCTTGCTGGGTGCTCACAGCAGCACACTGTTTCCAAACTCC GTCAAAAAGACCAATAAACAAATCTGTCTACAAAGTTTTCCTTGGAAAGTCCATACTGAATGTTACTGATGATAAGGAACAAGTATTCATGGTTGATGATATCATCTCTCACCCGGACTTTACAGATGACACAGGTGGCAATGAGAATGATATTG CTTTGGTAAGGATAAGGACAACTTCTGGCCAGTGTGCAGTAGAATCCAAGTATGTCAGAACAGTCTGCTTGCCAGAGAGGAACCTTTACTTAAAAGAGAATACACACTGTGAAATAGCTGGCtatggaaaaaaagattttt atgaCATCTTCTATGCTCAAACACTGATGTCAGCCACTGTGAACTTAATATCACAGAGAAAATGCAAATATGAATACTATGACAATATTAGAGTTACTGACAACATGGTCTGTGCTGGGGATCCCGCATGGCAGATTGATGCCTGCAAG GGAGATTCCGGTGGCCCCATGGTCTGTGAGCACAATGGCAGGATGATGGTTTATGGGATTGTCAGCTGGGGAGATGGCtgtgcaaaggaaaacaagccTGGTGTTTACACCAGAGTTACTCAATACCTTAACTGGATTGACTTCAACATGAACGGGTTAGCTGCCAAGAGTCGTTTTCTTCCTGAACCAAAGTGA